The sequence TTTTTAATTAATGCTGTTTTCCATCTGCCTTGCCTCTAATTTGCTCCATTTTTCAGTCCAGCTATCACAGATGGAACAgagtctctttctctgtgttcacCAGTGTGTGACATTATTTTTGAGTGTGTTCGTGCATCTATtcatctctctgcctgcctgcctgcctcagtGGACCAGCTCAGTGTTATCAGCGGTGGAGCCTCTGCCTGTCTTTCCATGTTTTTCCACATGTGAGCAGTAAACAGCAGGAAGGGAACcttaaaatgcaaataacaaCAAAGGCATCTCCactgcctcctttttttctttccctgttgACGTTATTCACAGTGGCGAAACCATCCTCCCCTTATTAAATTAGTCACGGTCCATGTTTTTTCAAAGAACACATCTCATGTGGcctagatgtgtgtgtgagagagagagagagagagagggagagggagagagggagatgtaTAAATGTGAAAGCCTGGACTTAAAGTTACATAAGCCATCCGTGAACAGCCTCAGAGGCacatgtgtgaaagtgtgtgtgtgatcaacAGTGAAAGCTTTCATCCAAATGGcttttctgtcagtgtgatcAGCAGTTGCACCGTTATTGTTGAAATCGGGCTCGCTGtattgatttgtttgctgtCTGGCCTGGATTTTTTTCAGTGAACAATAGATCCTCTCCAGCTTTGGTCACACATCATGCAATCAGATGTTATCTTGGTAGCACATGTACAGGATACATTCTTAGTCCTCAGTCGGTTGATTTACATGAAAAAGTTTCTTCAGTCCCAGTTAAATAAGAAGAGATGATGCCTGTTTCAAAGCATCAATGATCCCAAAGGATTTTGTGTTCCCTGAAAGCTGTTGAAATGTAGAGAGAAAGGGCTTTACAGCGTTTTACTCGATAGTTTCCCAAAAGAAGGATATTGCAATGGTGTGAGTTCAGTATACACTATAAGCTTTATCTCTAATCCAACGTCAATGCCTtacatctttttaaaatgtactaaTAGGCCATTGGATTTCCACTCTTCCGGTGCCCTGAggtctcctctctgtttccccgGTTTCCCTGATTCCTGGCCTTATAGCCACATTCAGGAGGAGGGTTTAGTAGTTATTCTATTCTGGCAGCTCCAGAGCACACAAGAGGTCTTAGACACTGATACAGCTGCTTTTGgagtaaccatggcaactgcCACAGCACAGAGACGCGCTCTCACAGCTGGACGGCTTGATCCTAAACTTTTCAGTAACAGGACAGAGTTTGTGGGTTTGTCCCCTGAGCGTTTGGAAAGGTTAGGTTTGCCTCCTGAAGTAGTCCGAGATGGTCCACCTCTCAGCACTGCTGTGTGGAGAGGAGCGCAGATCCACATCGTGTCCTCAATCTCGTGTTAATAATCGTGTGTTTAACACTGTACATTTGCTGCTTGTTTGTATACTTTGTATAAAAACtcttaaagcagcattttttttaactgtttagCTGATAATATGAATTGGTCAAACTTGTTATTGTTAATTGTTCAACAGTTAATCAGCTAACATTCCTATGAAACGTCTGGTAGTCTATTTTACCCAGAGTAACCAGTCGCTGTTTTGCCtgttaaaacaggaaacattgcctctcctctccccctctctgccaCCGCAATCGACAAACCCTAAAAGAAtcggggaggggggaggaacaCTCATGAGAGCGAGTGAGCGAGTTAACAAGCATGCGGGAGCAGAGCGAGCCGATGTCTGTCAACCAGCCGATCGTCcatccagacagacagggagaggggaggggagcgGAGAGAGGAGTGACTACTGATGCTCCAGTAATCTGCACTGTGTGAGTCAGTGCTGTGGAGAGCaaagcaggagcagcagtgtgaggCACATTTCTCTCTCACGAGCGTCAACAACGCAGAAGAGCAGGATGGGAAAGCTGAGCGGCTAAGAGGAAGTGAGCAAACCATATAGAAAGCAAGCGGGCCAGAGGCTGACGATAGGAGGGAGAAAGGCAAGAAGACAGAACGACGGCTTCTTTTCGAGAGGCTCCTGTTTGCAGTTGGACAGAGGACTGTGGAAGACACTGAACCTGACTGACAGCAGCGACAATCTAACTGGATCTAACTAATCcagaataataagaagaagtGGTTTACAGTTTAATTTTGGAGGTGGCAGCAGGTTTGAGACTCAACGTCGTGCAGGGATGTCCTGGTTGTCTCCAGTCCAGTGGGCCAAATGGACATGGTCAGCAGTGACTGGGGGCGCCGGGGACGAGGGGCAGCCCGGACCCAAGGATGATGGAGAGGACAAGTAAGAGGGATAGGCCacgatgtttgtgtgtgtgtgtgagaaagaggggggggCAGCTAATGTACAAGTGGGCCTGTATAAGAATAAGAGGCTAGAAAATCTGGAAGGGTAGGActgattttctgtatttgcttCAATTTAAACAGCACTAGAttgattgtgtgcatgtgtgggtgtttaTGTGATGACTGCAGATTCCCCTGAGTCATACTGACAGGTGGtggatatacacacacatagagagctacacacacaggcaaactcACTGAAGCTGTGTTATAATCTCAGATTCTTTCCTATGCTGTGGATCCCTGTGAGTGGGTCATGTTGTCACTGGCTAAAAACAGATTCTTAGTCAAAATACAGATACTCAAACTACTGTTTTGTGAGCCCCTACTTTGTGTACACCATCCTGTTTCTTTATGAGACACCAAACACTGAGGATCTGACTGTCTAGgcctgtttttatgtgtgtttgagtgtgtggaggCTGTTTTGCTGTTGGGAAGCAGTTGCTGAAAGTTTGGGGGAAGGGAAAAGCCACAGTTTCCAAAGCTTTTGATTCCTTTTCTGTCCATTTCTAGTCTCCAAGTAACCATCCAAGATCGCAGGCATTGGGGCCGTCACTGGGatgtgactcagtgtgtgtgtgtgtgtgtgtgtgtgtgtgtgtgtgtgtgagtgtgtgtgtgcagggtagGGGGTGGGTTATTAGGATTAGCTCTGGATGGTGGTGTTTGTATAGTGCTCCAGAGtgtttgaatgtatttgtgtgaacTGGTATCAGTGATGTAGTGCGGTCGGGTTTTGGCAGTGAGAGCTTTGTTCCCTCTTGTGCTGTTTTGCATTAGAGTGCGGACGTTTTGATGTGTGTTCAAGTGGCTGGCAACGggcacacacgcgcacacacacacacacacacacacacatacataaactcTCATTCTCCAtgtctctcccttcttttttgTATCTCCACAGTTTGGAAATAAATTAGGGCTGGGTGTCTAGGCAGCTGACACAGCAGACCAAAAgactgtgatttgtgtgtgtgtgtgtgtgtgtgtgtgtgtgtgtgtctctgaatgAGCCTGGTAGGACAAAGTGTGTCCTTATTGAGAGGCAAAGGATGCAGGTGGCCTTGTGCATATATAGgacttcccttcctctcctctcccttcctctgaCTTCCTTAAAAAATAGCAGCCTGTTTATTTTTGAGCTGCTTTGAACTCTGAGATCTATTGTTTTTATGTCACTTTAAGAAAACAGAAGATTGATATTGGAAAGCTAACATCAGTCTGTTAGAATACGACACACAAACAGGCCCTGCAATGTTATTTGTGCACCATTTGATAACTGTTTGTAGCAATTATATGTAATTATTCAGATTGATCAACAGTTTAAGTGCCTCTCTGTTCCCAAAGACAGTAGAGTGTTGTTTGACGAGCATTGTTACAGTTTCAAACCAGTCTATGTGATGTGTGGTTATGCTCTAAATCCATTCATgagaacatttatttttgtttcatggattttgtttcattttgtcagtttCAGTACATTCAGCAACTCTCTAAACACTTGAGCTTAGTTTATAGCTTTGACCGCTCCGTTGCCgtctgtttgtatgtttctgtctctgtgttttgttggtTGTGACAGGCGTTTTAAGGTCctccctttccttttctctccacagtTCAGACTCAGAGGGGACATTTGAGACTCCAGAGGCAGAGTCTCCAGGTGTTGTGAAGCTACTGAATCAACTGGACAACTCCAACCACACAGGTGAGATGGCCCAGCAGTTTGGCTGACCCTGTGCTCTTATACTGGTCAAACTGTGACACACCTGAGTGTCGACATTGGATTTTTCACAGGTAGAGCTGGTTATCAAGCCTCAGTACTTTTTTGGTACgaactgaaatgtgtctgtagcACAGACTATCTACAGCTATGGAGCACCGAACACAGATGTGAATGTCTGTTCAGACTGATgatcttatttgtttaatctctGATCAGATAAGCCctgtttaataaaaaatttaaacgtgtgtctgcttgtgtttagaAATTAAAGAGTAGCTTAACATCAGACTGAAAAGCACTGCTTCGCTGTCCTCTGTGGTTGAAGGTTTGGAGCCTTTGGGTGTGGTCAAAGTGTGCTCTGGTGCATCTGTAATCACACCCaaaagtgatgtcacagtgtacagGGATACATCTCTACATGTACATAGTttattagcattagcactgAACATTTTCACGAAATACCTAAGCTGGTacttttgtgtgaaaatgtccaCTGTGATGAGTTTACCTCATAAAATTGCCTCATGACTCATATAAGGACAGAGAGTGAGGTCAGACAGCTACACatatagaaaaaatattttatttctcactATTAGCAGTAATACAAGATAAATGGCTTTTACCATAACCCCAGTTGTATCATTAGTACTTGTTATCAATATCTTTTTGCCCATGGACACCATTACTTCTTCTACAAATGTGATGATCGTCAACAGGttgataatgattattttcGTCAGTCTTTATGTAATTCTGTCATTGCAAGAACCCTTGAACTCCGCTTGTGCTTGTGCTTGGCAGATGTACGTTAAAGGGTCGGTAaattacaaacaaacattttctcacttaccTCCAGTGTCACAgatagttttagttttgtgtcaCTCCTTGTCTTCATTATGTTGTTCACAGTCGACCATAGTCTCACCTTTGAAGATCACGCAGATCTTGGGTCAGCTTACGGTCATCTAATGCTGACGCTGAGTATGAAAAGTTGTCAGAAACGTGAAAATGAGCTCTCCTCTGTTAGACACAGGTGTGCTGATAAATGGGTAGTAGATGAATCTGGGCTTTTTGATGCTGCCAGAGAGCCTTACTGCCTCTACCCCCTCCCCTTCACCCTCTCTACTGCCCTGCTTTCACGTACACAGACACAAGTACCACACGTTACCATGGTAAGAGATAATATGGAGGGCATCTTCTGTGCTGAAACAAAATGCTGCTATATCACTGATGTTTGCAAACCTCTGCGTCTCTATCTTTGTCAGTTTTCATCAACAGAAGTAATTGATTTTGACATGTGCTATACATGTATTAGGATGAAATTGGTCTGCATTTTTTGGATGACTCAGCCATTTGAAATTAGACACGTTTTGACCACAGTATGTGGGCCGCTGTGCCAGATAATAACAGAgattaatgtgttcatcattTAATCTAGTTTGCAGACAATAACAGTCTCCTTTTCATGCTAAAAGAGTCACATGCTCTTTACAAAATGTGGGTTAGTTTCATAAATAAAAGATCAACTGTGTGGAGAAACTGATATTCTGGTTCACTATAATTACACTCCAGCGGttcgggggggtgggggtcacTGTCTGTTCATGAGAGCAACCTCAGGCCACAATCTAGCTGTATGAAATATTGAACCAGGATGTAGCTGAAACCGtagacagctgtttgtttaccTGCGTACTATCTGTTACTCTCTCATTGGTTCTTCGTCtcacttccctctctgtctccctttcctCTTGTACGCCGACTTGTGAATCTATAATAAAGcctgatgttgtttttgttgctagGCCACGTGGTGGCGTGTACACTGCATGCCTGGGTGTGGTTCCTCTACATCTGCTCCCTGTCTCCAaagggtgtgtgtctgtctgaaagtACCCAGATTTTGGGCAGAAGCTAACATAAACTTGCATAAATTGAGTGTAGGAATGTATGCATCCTGTCTGGTAACAGCTTCTCACACCGTCTGTCATGACATTCaatcattttgtgtgtatgcTGAGAAGAAATGCAGCAAGGGCCACTtcagttgtatttttttgtgtagttgtgtgagttttacagtgtgtgtgggtgtgtttttcagtAACAGAGAGTactgtgtttcagcagcagtgtgacTCAACAGAGAccagcctgctgctgtggtcTTTAGCTAGCTGCTAACGGGACATGTGAGGACGCAGGATGTGAAGCGCTCTGAGAGGAAGCCAGCAGTCATTTTAAGTGCTCTaacagaaggaggagaggcCATAACTTCAAGattattcattaaaatcattaaGTAGCCACAGAATGGGATGTTGGAAGGATTAAGATCTGCTTTTTCAGGGCTGAGTTGGCCCTGGAGTCTCCTTCTACCTTTCTGATATGAGCTTCTCAGTGGCTATTGGTAACTCTGTCATCATCTGAAACTCTGTATTGTGGTGTGCCCCAAGGGTCTGTCCTGGGTCCTATTCTGTTTGCTTGGTATATTTTCCTTTGGTCAGTTAATATCTAATTTTAAAGGTATTTTCTATCACTACAATGCAGATGATATCCAATTATGCATCTTGTTTGACCCTCctcatcattcatcattattaGGCTTTATGGGGCTTTTTAGCAAGTTCCTTGTTTATTTGTTCGGCCCTGAAGTTAACTGTTCTGGTTCACTCTCAACATTCCCATAATGTCATTTTCAGTAGCAGCAGGTTTTTCAGctaaaagctctaaaaacccaccatacacacatgtacaccaTACCTACTCAGCACCAACAGACAATCTGCAACTGCTAGACATGTAAATATGCAACCGTTTGCTAACAAGTTAGCCATATTGAATTTAAAGGTGgtgaaatgtcagtgtttgtttctgctgcccccaagtgcACAAGAACCATCAGGTTTAAGGGTAAAAATGACCAGTTCATGGGTCTACaacctaaataaaaaaaatttcagcATGAAATTTGAAGACCTTTAGTCACCAAGCTCCTATTTTTGCGCCAGTCAGCTTTGTTAtaagtttagaaaaaaaacgtttgtttctgtttcctcttccaTTAAATTTTCCATTCAAAACCGGTACCTGCTGGTACTTGAACCCCTACTTCATCTGCCGAAGCAAAACACGCCTGGATTGTTTACAAAGGTCCAAAATTCTCCCATTAAACTAGTGACCAGGTTTTTTAAAAGGTCTTATGTGACACCTCTTTTGGGTCAGGCACCATTAGAGACCTACTGCAGCCCTACTACTCAAAACTAGAGGAGACTGTATTTTTGATGCTGTGGCTCAGCTTTAAAAGACCTGTTTAGATTTGCCTTTTTAATTCTTtctatttatgttgttttcctctttttattcttctatatctgtattacattttttagtATTATGGACGAGCACATTGTAATGAACTTAGTTATATACTTAACATGCGTACTTTTACCCCTTTTACCCCTCTTCTCACAGTTCTTCCTGATGTTACAAACCGTTTTCTGGACAAGAACTCCAACCAGGACGTCAGCCTAGTTTCATCCCAAGACGTTGATTCCCTGAACAATCTCACCGGCTCCTCGCCTAATGACAGCAGCTTAGGTTTGGACCAGAATCTTAACCTGACCCTCGGCAAGATATCTAGTCCTGGAGaagccctctcctcctccagccctctcCCCCAGCCTCAAGCCCTCCGGCCCCCGTCGCTGTCCGTCCGTTCCCCACTAAACAAGCCCGATCCCTCGGAGGTGGACGATGAGGCTCCGGTGACGTCTGACTCCAGCCCGGACTCAAACTCGATCCCCAGTCATGACATTTGCGTGGATCCTGACTTGCTTAATGGCAATGTGAACTCTGACACTGCACTGTCGAACACAAAACTGACCTGCGAGACCAACAGCACAATTATCACGTGAGTACAAcatcagagacaaacacacacaaaggccaGTTCTCTGAACTAATATGACTCACAGATTCTCAAGCTGAACAAATGCTGCTCTCTCTTCTATGGCCATGGGGAACATCAGTGAATACTCGCTATTGTGCACAGTGAACCTGAAGTGATCAAAATGTTCCCGTTTTAACCAAGTGTGGTGGTCTattgtgtgttgtttctgtccTGCTCTCACTTGTTCCTCATTAGTGTTATTatagtttttaatgtttttattgcttttagtTCTCATTCATTGTAGAATACcagtttacttttatttttgttgtcagttttattccttttttatttatttgcttgcaTTATTGCCAATTTGCATATTTAGGACCGTTTTTCAGTGTCCATGTCTTTAACAAGGACAGAAACTGAATTTACTGAATGATAAAGAGAAGTTAAAGTGTCAAATGATGCCCTCTTGTGGTGTTTTTCAGTGAGATTGCTGTCGAGGAAGGTTTGTTCATCTGcaacacagaacagaaacagggTCTTTTAATTGATATATGTAATGGGTTATATCCTATAGGCAAATATATTGTGTATAGAATCCACACTCTCCTTTGTTGGAGGGTTTGTCTGCAGTCATTTCCATGTGATGGCTTTTTTGCTTCGCACCCAAAAGTATTTAAGATATTCATCCTGAGTCATAGATCATCTGGGATTTTGTCCAGATAATAAAGGTACAAAGGACTCATCAACTATTAAtccaattattatttttaaatctgcttACTTACGTTGGTTTGGAAGTTTTGgaacatttaatttcacttaTGTTTTCAACTACATTTTACTTTCCACTTTCTCTCACCTGTCTACCTTTCGCCTTTTATTTACTATAATTTATTAACTATAATAACCCTGAGCTCACCTCGTGTTTCACCTAACCCCTGTCCCGTCCTCTCCTGTGTCTCCTTCTTCCTTCAAAACATGTCATTCTGtttcccttctctctgtgtGGCATCAGGACTGCTGAGCAGgtccatttcctctgtgttctgttGTAAGTACTATATAAGTGTATGTCcaggtgtgcgtgtgtttgtaaCGTCAGTCCTTGCTGTAATACAAGTCCAGACTCCCTCCACAGTCTTTTGTGTCATCCACCTGACCTAAATTTTCCTTCGATCACAAAGCGAAggcgatttaaaaaaaaaaaaaagagagaaaaaagtgtaTAGAGTAGATTTAGAAAGTagaggagagagagtttgtAGAAAGTCTGTAATTAACCCTAATACACTCTGCAACTGTTTTTGCTCTTATTTCAATTTGGCCACAATCTCTTTCATTAATCTGCTTTTTCTCCTGTGGAATTCAGCACTTTTTAGCAGAGCATGCGACCTCACagcgcacacacagagcagagcagtgaggtCTGGCTGTAaggctttctgtctctctctcgctttctccgCTCATCATTACACCTGcccacatattcacacacacacacaggtattgATCTGGTTAGTGTTGACACTGATGTTGTTATTGACCTTCATATTCAGGAACTCCTGTAAAGTGAAGCAGAACCAGCCGATGCAAAAGGACTTCAGCGGGCAGGTACGAATATTTCGCAACATCTGACTCACGTGGTCGTATTAGTTCTGGATAAGTTCCATGCAGTCAGTGTggttgatttatatttttttctgtttaaaggATGACCATCATGGGGACCATGCCACCGACGAGGAGAAATTGGCAAGCAGCGGCGGTGTCAAACCAGACAAGGACGAAAGCAGTGAGTAAACGAGTCAATGAGGATTGATTTTAATGTTGTGCTCGTtaacacactgaaacaggaCTGAATAGCTCCGGTATTACTCAGCTCAGCAAGGAGCTGCACTGAAGAGAAATCCAATAACTGGAGGTTAAAGTTTAGACAACATTCCTTAGCTTCACTCGATCAATACTGGACAGCGAGAAGGTCATCTTTGCCTTACCattacagagacacacagcatTAATCATTAACTTTACACATGATTTTGCACTACAGTGAaactctgtgtgactgtgtaggTCACAAGCGTGACAGTAGAGTTGTTCTAAGCAACAGTACGGTATGTCTGTGGCTGTCTGTGGCCTGCTTTGGTGTGATAAAACATTCAGATCACACAGGTGCCTTCAGGCTGCATGTGACGCAGCTGTAGTGTCTGACTGGTCTGATCTTATCAGGCCTCACTGTTATGGATGTTGCGTAACAGTGCGTCACTGCATCAGGTGCAGTGGCCCGTGGTTTTATTGT comes from Pempheris klunzingeri isolate RE-2024b chromosome 7, fPemKlu1.hap1, whole genome shotgun sequence and encodes:
- the LOC139203532 gene encoding transforming acidic coiled-coil-containing protein 1-like isoform X1, whose translation is MSWLSPVQWAKWTWSAVTGGAGDEGQPGPKDDGEDNSDSEGTFETPEAESPGVVKLLNQLDNSNHTVLPDVTNRFLDKNSNQDVSLVSSQDVDSLNNLTGSSPNDSSLGLDQNLNLTLGKISSPGEALSSSSPLPQPQALRPPSLSVRSPLNKPDPSEVDDEAPVTSDSSPDSNSIPSHDICVDPDLLNGNVNSDTALSNTKLTCETNSTIITNSCKVKQNQPMQKDFSGQDDHHGDHATDEEKLASSGGVKPDKDESIQDCHVTSKPDDSDCCFVQYEDPCKLKKKSGGSEMEKTGSQVLDSICISEAEKQAVLTLIREEIITKEVEANDWKKKCESSRQEVTEMRKIVAEYEKTIAQMIEDEQRNKQGSQKALQAVMAEKEVALADLNSVERSLSDVFRRYENMKSTLEGFKKNEEVLKKCAHEYLARVKQEEQRYQTLKLHAEEKLDKANEEIAQVRTKASSENIALTASLRKEQMKNESLEQALQQKNQEIEELTKICDELIAKMGKID
- the LOC139203532 gene encoding transforming acidic coiled-coil-containing protein 1-like isoform X2, translating into MSWLSPVQWAKWTWSAVTGGAGDEGQPGPKDDGEDNSDSEGTFETPEAESPGVVKLLNQLDNSNHTVLPDVTNRFLDKNSNQDVSLVSSQDVDSLNNLTGSSPNDSSLGLDQNLNLTLGKISSPGEALSSSSPLPQPQALRPPSLSVRSPLNKPDPSEVDDEAPVTSDSSPDSNSIPSHDICVDPDLLNGNVNSDTALSNTKLTCETNSTIITNSCKVKQNQPMQKDFSGQDDHHGDHATDEEKLASSGGVKPDKDESIQDCHVTSKPDDSDCCFVYEDPCKLKKKSGGSEMEKTGSQVLDSICISEAEKQAVLTLIREEIITKEVEANDWKKKCESSRQEVTEMRKIVAEYEKTIAQMIEDEQRNKQGSQKALQAVMAEKEVALADLNSVERSLSDVFRRYENMKSTLEGFKKNEEVLKKCAHEYLARVKQEEQRYQTLKLHAEEKLDKANEEIAQVRTKASSENIALTASLRKEQMKNESLEQALQQKNQEIEELTKICDELIAKMGKID